The Candidatus Sulfotelmatobacter sp. genome includes the window GCGCTGAAGAACTCGTTCATCCGTCCCCAAATCTTCCTGGACAACGTCTTCGACAATCACTACCTGCTGAAGGGCGCCTTCTTCAGCGGCGCTTCGGTCGGGAGGCCCTTCAGCATTCAATTCAGACTGGACGTCGGAATGTAGACATGACCGGGTCTGCGTCCGTCACGGAAGCGCTCGCCGGGACGGGACAGGCGATTGCGGATTTCACAGGTTCGCATCCGCCCTGACTTCGGCTCCGGCTTGACATCGACGCCCTGAGCGCCGGCACGATCGAGGAGGTCGTGCCGGCGCGAGCAATTCAACGGACGGCGCTCGCGCGGGGAACGCACGCAAGTCCCGTCGGCGGAGGTATTCGTCTTGTTCGTTGGACCCGGGCGTCTCGGACACGGCGGCGGCGTCCAATTCATGGTGGTCTTTCCCGCGGGATTGATCGGCCTTCTCCTGACCCACCCGCCGGCGGTCCGAGCGGAGGGTCTCGCCGCTCCCGCCGACACGACCGTGAAGCACGCGGCTGCGGACAGCATCGAGGTGAAACTCACCCTCCCGGCGTTCGAGGTGAAGGGCTCGTACGAGGGTTCGCTCGCGCCGCGTTCGGCCGCGTCGCAGGGTTTCGTGGCGCCGAAGGAACTGGCGCGCGTGCCGATGCTTCGGGCCGGCGACATCCTCGAGAGCGTTCCCGGCGTGCTGGTCAGTCAGCACAGCGGCGAGGGGAAGGCCAACCAGTACTACCTGCGCGGCTTCAACCTCGACCACGGCACCGACTTCGCGACCACGATCGCCGGCGTCCCCGTGAACATGCCGACGCACGCCCACGGACAAGGCTACACCGATCTCAACTTCGTCATCCCTGAACTGGTGAGCGGGGTTCAGTACCGGAAGGGCACGTACTCGGTCGAGGATGGAGACTTCTCGAGCGCGGGCTCCGCCAACATCTCGTATCGAAACACGCTGCCGGGCCCGATGGCTTCGCTCACGACCGGCGAGGACGGCTATCGCCGGGTGCTCGTTGGCGCTGCTCCTCGTCTGGGATCCGGCAGCGCGCTGGGCACCCTCGAGCTCATCCGGAACGACGGCCCGTGGGTCCACCCGGACGACTATCGGAAGATCAACGGACTGGTCCGCTACAGCAACGGCACCCCGGAGCGCGGCCTGAGCGTCACCGCGATGGGTTACGACGGCCGGTGGAACTCGACCGACCAGATCCCCGAGCGGGCGGTGTCCTCCGGCGAGATCTCGCGATTCGACGCGATCGACCCGACGGACGGGGGATCATCGTATCGCTACAGCCTCTCAACGGAATTCCAGGATGTCGGCGCGCAGTCCCTCACCAAAGCCAGCGCCTACATTCTCGCCTATCGGCTCGACTTGTTCTCGGACTTCACCTACTTCCTGGACGACTCGCTCCATGGAGACCAGTTCGAACAGGCCGATCAGCGCGTCGTCTCAGGGCTCCGCATCTCGCACGTCATCATCTCCGGAACGCGCGATCGCCAGACGCGACAGATGATCGGCGTGGACGTCCGCAGTGACAACATCGCGAGTGTCGGGCTCTTCCATACCGAGGCACGACAGCGGCTCGCCACGGTCCGCGAAGACCAGATCGCCGAGGAAAGCGCGT containing:
- a CDS encoding TonB-dependent receptor plug domain-containing protein; protein product: MFVGPGRLGHGGGVQFMVVFPAGLIGLLLTHPPAVRAEGLAAPADTTVKHAAADSIEVKLTLPAFEVKGSYEGSLAPRSAASQGFVAPKELARVPMLRAGDILESVPGVLVSQHSGEGKANQYYLRGFNLDHGTDFATTIAGVPVNMPTHAHGQGYTDLNFVIPELVSGVQYRKGTYSVEDGDFSSAGSANISYRNTLPGPMASLTTGEDGYRRVLVGAAPRLGSGSALGTLELIRNDGPWVHPDDYRKINGLVRYSNGTPERGLSVTAMGYDGRWNSTDQIPERAVSSGEISRFDAIDPTDGGSSYRYSLSTEFQDVGAQSLTKASAYILAYRLDLFSDFTYFLDDSLHGDQFEQADQRVVSGLRISHVIISGTRDRQTRQMIGVDVRSDNIASVGLFHTEARQRLATVREDQIAEESASPFVQSDAQLLSFLRAILGVRADLYRFKVTSSYQPFSGSDVTGIVSPKASLILGPWRGFDLYLNGGYGFHSDDVRGASFSSSSGAQGVSAADGVQGAVQHFPVQGGPPVQRSALLVRTKGAEVGARLAGESRWSTSASLWGLDIASEHLFQGDAATTEP